The following coding sequences are from one Humulus lupulus chromosome X, drHumLupu1.1, whole genome shotgun sequence window:
- the LOC133807404 gene encoding protein KINASE OF THE OUTER CHLOROPLAST MEMBRANE 1 isoform X2 — protein MIKSIKALVLLHRYRTRLFIFLSSQSKLRFSLSDFKHRFLYQEMAKQVSAVQRNDSFEFELFEDDTDHLKTVVASSSQISPRILPAKLKLRQRIGRGTFGDVWLATHLRSAGDYEVAVKMLPLIKEEHMKVLLDKFDCLFSKCQALEGVCSIYGISVIGGKICIVMKFYEGSAGDKLAHLKEGKFSVADVLRYGIDLAQGILELHSKGILILNLKLSNVLLDENDQAILGDFGIPYLLLGSLFPSSDMAFRLGTPNYMAPEQWQPEVRGPISFETDSWGFGCCIVEMLTGAHPWHGRSIDEIYHLVVKKHEKPQIPSGLPPAVENVLLGCFEYDLRNRPLISDILHVFKSSQSTIFGDGGRPNPWSGTVIERSNSTGFSTWFLLKDRLQVGDAVRSRKSPNSCKPENMTVPDGTVVGLERDTEHGGFVLVRVRGIHDPQRVCVKTLERVTFGLAAGDWVRLKEEDKKHSPVGILHSINRDSKVAVGFIGMETLWEGNSSEFEMAESYCVGQFVKLKSNVISPRFEWPRKRGGAWATGRIWWILPNGCLKVKFPGILTFKDECSTFLADPAEVELVTLNTCPGVVKKYQHLEDFHWTVRPLLIALGLFAAMKLGIFVGHKMGRSKVKKQQSNDIQRESHYVDGQNAGHSGWIPPKVANMLFREKALPQLQVGSL, from the exons ATGATTAAGAGTATTAAAGCTTTGGTTTTGCTCCACCGATACCGGActcgtttatttatttttttatcatcTCAATCAAAACTTCGTTTTTCTCTTTCAGATTTCAAGCACCGATTCCTCT ATCAAGAAATGGCTAAACAAGTCAGTGCTGTTCAACGAAATGATTCTTTTGAGTTTGAGCTGTTTGAGGATGATACTGATCACCTTAAAACTGTTGTAGCTTCATCAAGCCAAATAAGTCCTAGGATTCTACCTGCGAAATTGAAACTTAGACAAAGAATTGGGAGGGGGACCTTCGGTGATGTTTGGTTAGCAACTCATCTGCGGTCTGCTGGAGATTATGAAGTGGCTGTCAAGATGTTGCCTCTAATTAAGGAGGAGCACATGAAGGTCTTACTAGATaaatttgattgtttgttttcaAAATGTCAAGCGTTAGAAGGTGTTTGCTCGATATATGGGATTTCAGTTATTGGTGGAAAG ATATGTATTGTTATGAAATTCTATGAAGGATCAGCTGGTGACAAACTTGCCCACCTTAAAGAAGGGAAGTTTTCAGTAGCTGATGTTTTGAG GTATGGAATCGATTTGGCTCAAGGAATTCTGGAACTTCACTCCAAAGGGATCTTAATTCTAAACCTTAAACTATCTAACGTTCTTCTTGATGAAAATGACCAAGCAATTCTTGGAGACTTTGGTATTCCGTATCTGCTGCTTGGTAGTCTATTTCCAAGCTCAGATATGGCCTTCAGGCTTGGAACTCCAAATTACATGGCCCCAGAACAATGGCAACCAGAAGTCAGAGGCCCCATATCCTTTGAAACTGATTCATGGGGTTTTGGGTGCTGCATTGTGGAGATGTTAACGGGTGCCCATCCTTGGCATGGGAGATCTATTGATGAAATATATCATTTAGTTGTCAAAAAGCATGAAAAGCCCCAAATACCAAGTGGCCTTCCTCCAGCTGTTGAGAATGTCCTTCTTGGTTGCTTTGAATATGACTTAAGAAATCGTCCTTTAATATCAGACATATTGCACGTGTTTAAAAG CTCACAGAGCACAATCTTTGGTGACGGAGGCAGGCCAAATCCCTGGAGTGGGACAGTCATAGAAAGATCAAATAGCACTGGCTTCAGTACTTGGTTCCTTCTAAAAGATCGCCTGCAAGTGGGTGACGCAGTTCGGTCGAGAAAGTCTCCAAACTCTTGCAAACCAGAGAACATGACTGTCCCTGATGGAACAGTGGTGGGTCTAGAACGTGACACAGAACATGGTGGCTTTGTTTTGGTAAGGGTCCGCGGTATCCATGACCCTCAAAGGGTTTGTGTCAAAACCCTTGAACGTGTCACTTTTGGTTTGGCTGCTGGTGACTGGGTACGCTTGAAGGAGGAGGACAAGAAGCACTCACCTGTCGGTATTCTTCATTCGATCAACCGTGACAGTAAAGTAGCAGTTGGATTCATAGGGATGGAAACTCTTTGGGAAGGGAATTCTTCTGAGTTTGAGATGGCAGAGTCCTACTGTGTTGGCCAGTTTGTGAAGCTAAAATCCAATGTTATAAGCCCTCGATTCGAATGGCCTCGAAAAAGAGGAGGGGCCTGGGCTACAGGAAGGATTTGGTGGATCCTGCCAAATGGATGTCTAAAGGTCAAGTTCCCTGGAATCCTGACATTTAAGGACGAGTGCAGCACCTTCTTGGCTGATCCGGCTGAGGTTGAACTGGTCACTCTTAATACTTGCCCCGGGGTGGTGAAGAAGTACCAACATCTTGAGGATTTCCACTGGACAGTGAGACCTCTTCTCATTGCATTGGGCCTATTTGCAGCCATGAAGCTAGGAATTTTTGTTGGACATAAAATGGGAAGGTCAAAGGTGAAGAAGCAACAAAGCAATGACATACAACGTGAGAGTCATTATGTTGATGGTCAAAATGCAGGTCATTCTGGTTGGATTCCTCCTAAAGTGGCAAATATGTTATTCAGAGAAAAGGCATTGCCACAGCTCCAGGTCGGTAGCCTTTAG
- the LOC133807404 gene encoding protein KINASE OF THE OUTER CHLOROPLAST MEMBRANE 1 isoform X1, which translates to MIKSIKALVLLHRYRTRLFIFLSSQSKLRFSLSDFKHRFLSADQEMAKQVSAVQRNDSFEFELFEDDTDHLKTVVASSSQISPRILPAKLKLRQRIGRGTFGDVWLATHLRSAGDYEVAVKMLPLIKEEHMKVLLDKFDCLFSKCQALEGVCSIYGISVIGGKICIVMKFYEGSAGDKLAHLKEGKFSVADVLRYGIDLAQGILELHSKGILILNLKLSNVLLDENDQAILGDFGIPYLLLGSLFPSSDMAFRLGTPNYMAPEQWQPEVRGPISFETDSWGFGCCIVEMLTGAHPWHGRSIDEIYHLVVKKHEKPQIPSGLPPAVENVLLGCFEYDLRNRPLISDILHVFKSSQSTIFGDGGRPNPWSGTVIERSNSTGFSTWFLLKDRLQVGDAVRSRKSPNSCKPENMTVPDGTVVGLERDTEHGGFVLVRVRGIHDPQRVCVKTLERVTFGLAAGDWVRLKEEDKKHSPVGILHSINRDSKVAVGFIGMETLWEGNSSEFEMAESYCVGQFVKLKSNVISPRFEWPRKRGGAWATGRIWWILPNGCLKVKFPGILTFKDECSTFLADPAEVELVTLNTCPGVVKKYQHLEDFHWTVRPLLIALGLFAAMKLGIFVGHKMGRSKVKKQQSNDIQRESHYVDGQNAGHSGWIPPKVANMLFREKALPQLQVGSL; encoded by the exons ATGATTAAGAGTATTAAAGCTTTGGTTTTGCTCCACCGATACCGGActcgtttatttatttttttatcatcTCAATCAAAACTTCGTTTTTCTCTTTCAGATTTCAAGCACCGATTCCTCT CTGCAGATCAAGAAATGGCTAAACAAGTCAGTGCTGTTCAACGAAATGATTCTTTTGAGTTTGAGCTGTTTGAGGATGATACTGATCACCTTAAAACTGTTGTAGCTTCATCAAGCCAAATAAGTCCTAGGATTCTACCTGCGAAATTGAAACTTAGACAAAGAATTGGGAGGGGGACCTTCGGTGATGTTTGGTTAGCAACTCATCTGCGGTCTGCTGGAGATTATGAAGTGGCTGTCAAGATGTTGCCTCTAATTAAGGAGGAGCACATGAAGGTCTTACTAGATaaatttgattgtttgttttcaAAATGTCAAGCGTTAGAAGGTGTTTGCTCGATATATGGGATTTCAGTTATTGGTGGAAAG ATATGTATTGTTATGAAATTCTATGAAGGATCAGCTGGTGACAAACTTGCCCACCTTAAAGAAGGGAAGTTTTCAGTAGCTGATGTTTTGAG GTATGGAATCGATTTGGCTCAAGGAATTCTGGAACTTCACTCCAAAGGGATCTTAATTCTAAACCTTAAACTATCTAACGTTCTTCTTGATGAAAATGACCAAGCAATTCTTGGAGACTTTGGTATTCCGTATCTGCTGCTTGGTAGTCTATTTCCAAGCTCAGATATGGCCTTCAGGCTTGGAACTCCAAATTACATGGCCCCAGAACAATGGCAACCAGAAGTCAGAGGCCCCATATCCTTTGAAACTGATTCATGGGGTTTTGGGTGCTGCATTGTGGAGATGTTAACGGGTGCCCATCCTTGGCATGGGAGATCTATTGATGAAATATATCATTTAGTTGTCAAAAAGCATGAAAAGCCCCAAATACCAAGTGGCCTTCCTCCAGCTGTTGAGAATGTCCTTCTTGGTTGCTTTGAATATGACTTAAGAAATCGTCCTTTAATATCAGACATATTGCACGTGTTTAAAAG CTCACAGAGCACAATCTTTGGTGACGGAGGCAGGCCAAATCCCTGGAGTGGGACAGTCATAGAAAGATCAAATAGCACTGGCTTCAGTACTTGGTTCCTTCTAAAAGATCGCCTGCAAGTGGGTGACGCAGTTCGGTCGAGAAAGTCTCCAAACTCTTGCAAACCAGAGAACATGACTGTCCCTGATGGAACAGTGGTGGGTCTAGAACGTGACACAGAACATGGTGGCTTTGTTTTGGTAAGGGTCCGCGGTATCCATGACCCTCAAAGGGTTTGTGTCAAAACCCTTGAACGTGTCACTTTTGGTTTGGCTGCTGGTGACTGGGTACGCTTGAAGGAGGAGGACAAGAAGCACTCACCTGTCGGTATTCTTCATTCGATCAACCGTGACAGTAAAGTAGCAGTTGGATTCATAGGGATGGAAACTCTTTGGGAAGGGAATTCTTCTGAGTTTGAGATGGCAGAGTCCTACTGTGTTGGCCAGTTTGTGAAGCTAAAATCCAATGTTATAAGCCCTCGATTCGAATGGCCTCGAAAAAGAGGAGGGGCCTGGGCTACAGGAAGGATTTGGTGGATCCTGCCAAATGGATGTCTAAAGGTCAAGTTCCCTGGAATCCTGACATTTAAGGACGAGTGCAGCACCTTCTTGGCTGATCCGGCTGAGGTTGAACTGGTCACTCTTAATACTTGCCCCGGGGTGGTGAAGAAGTACCAACATCTTGAGGATTTCCACTGGACAGTGAGACCTCTTCTCATTGCATTGGGCCTATTTGCAGCCATGAAGCTAGGAATTTTTGTTGGACATAAAATGGGAAGGTCAAAGGTGAAGAAGCAACAAAGCAATGACATACAACGTGAGAGTCATTATGTTGATGGTCAAAATGCAGGTCATTCTGGTTGGATTCCTCCTAAAGTGGCAAATATGTTATTCAGAGAAAAGGCATTGCCACAGCTCCAGGTCGGTAGCCTTTAG
- the LOC133805427 gene encoding uncharacterized protein LOC133805427, with translation MAFSAATRSNIPTASSCRKSKFSSLRLNSKQNKISFTSKLKREDPSLKIVKSSLNNRRSSINDNGATEPARILLERLFAQTQKLEKQISRDSQHPQDVQLGLNLETLEADLVAALAALKEKEDELQDAEKTVFLEHSELDRAKKELEQREKEIAAARYKYEKIEEELKEANYNLTSQARQIEDLKLRLRERDSGITTAQSALSLKEGEMAKMRKELMTKNEEAAKIGSDLKSKAQLLNQANEVVKEQEIEIQGLRKAIQKKEEELDASLTLRKIEEEKLKVAESNLEKQTREWLQSQEELKKLTEKTSKHARETNETLDDFRRVKKLLTDVRSELVSSQKALASSRQKMEEQDQLLENQMEDLEEQKKSVMSYMSSLKDAQIEIESERIKLRVAEARNKELERDLSMERELVNELQEELKKERFSLQQAVQEKSSLQEELDQKSSQFEKTQSLLQVKESEFVAAKLEIQHLKSEQATLKLALGEKDLELLTARKKLEDLSKETADLTMLLNSQENQLIQAIALSTEKDEQVGIIQNELNQTMQKRVEAENVVERIAELTNKLVISIKDEGMGHEFFQQPWEEPADEYRLQRKQLENELELTRETLRRKEMDVLAAQRSLAIKDEELKVVLGSLDAKEKELKTMKEEIEQDANDLRKLYALAQERIGQESLGDLAIEKLQLEASQLEVEAATSALHKLVDLSQELLNKTTLGIEVDNDISIFPVDGSDPWKSMGENNECFTKVTTEVFRLSALTEELVKEAGVSYYKR, from the exons ATGGCGTTTTCAGCTGCTACTCGCTCCAATATTCCTACCGCCTCTTCTTGCCGCAAGTCTAAG TTTTCCTCTTTGAGGCTCAATTCAAAGCAAAATAAAATAAGTTTTACGTCCAAACTGAAAAGAGAAGACCCTTCTTTGAAGATCGTTAAATCAAGCTTAAATAACAGAAGGTCAAGTATTAATGACAATGGAGCTACTGAACCTGCTAGAATTCTTCTTGAGAGATTGTTTGCACAGACACAGAAACTGGAAAAACAGATAAGTAGAGATTCTCAACACCCTCAGGATGTTCAACTGGGTCTTAACCTTGAAACATTGGAGGCTGATCTTGTGGCTGCATTGGCAGCACTGAAGGAAAAGGAAGATGAATTACAAGATGCAGAGAAGACAGTCTTTTTGGAACACAGCGAATTAGACCGTGCAAAGAAGGAGCTGGAGCAGCGGGAGAAAGAAATTGCTGCTGCTCGTTATAAGTACGAAAAGATAGAAGAGGAACTGAAGGAAGCTAATTATAATTTAACTTCTCAAGCTAGGCAGATAGAAGATCTAAAACTTCGACTTAGGGAGAGGGACTCAGGCATTACCACTGCACAGTCCGCGCTGTCTCTGAAAGAAGGTGAAATGGCCAAAATGAGAAAGGAATTGATGACGAAGAATGAAGAAGCTGCCAAAATTGGTTCTGATCTAAAGTCTAAGGCTCAGCTTCTGAATCAAGCCAATGAAGTAGTGAAGGAGCAAGAAATTGAAATTCAAGGTCTCCGAAAAGCtatccaaaagaaagaagaagaactaGATGCTTCTCTGACCCTGAGGAAAATTGAAGAGGAGAAGCTGAAAGTTGCAGAATCCAACTTAGAGAAGCAGACAAGGGAGTGGTTACAATCCCAGGAAGAACTAAAGAAACTGACAGAGAAAACATCCAAACACGCTCGAGAAACTAACGAGACATTGGATGACTTTAGAAGAGTGAAGAAACTTCTTACTGATGTGCGGTCTGAGTTGGTTTCCTCTCAGAAAGCTCTGGCATCCTCTAGGCAGAAGATGGAAGAACAAGACCAGCTGTTAGAAAATCAGATGGAAGACCTTGAAGAACAGAAAAAAAGTGTCATGTCTTATATGTCAAGTTTGAAAGATGCccaaatagaaatagaaagtGAGAGAATAAAGCTTAGGGTTGCAGAAGCTCGAAACAAGGAGCTTGAGCGGGACTTGTCTATGGAGAGGGAGCTGGTGAACGAGTTACAAGAGGAGTTGAAGAAAGAGAGATTTTCATTGCAGCAAGCAGTGCAGGAAAAGTCTTCTCTCCAAGAGGAGCTAGACCAGAAAAGTTCTCAATTTGAAAAAACACAGAGTCTTCTTCAGGTTAAGGAGTCAGAATTTGTGGCGGCTAAGCTAGAAATCCAACATTTGAAATCTGAGCAGGCTACACTTAAGCTTGCACTGGGCGAGAAGGATTTGGAACTCCTGACTGCGAGGAAGAAGCTTGAAGACTTGAGCAAGGAAACTGCTGACCTGACGATGCTTTTGAACAGTCAAGAGAACCAGCTTATTCAAGCAATTGCCTTGTCAACAGAGAAAGATGAACAGGTTGGAATAATTCAAAATGAACTGAATCAGACAATGCAGAAAAGAGTTGAAGCTGAAAATGTGGTAGAACGGATTGCTGAGCTTACGAACAAATTGGTTATATCTATAAAGGATGAAGGCATGGGCCATGAGTTTTTCCAGCAACCATGGGAAGAACCAGCGGATGAGTATAGGTTGCAGAGAAAACAACTGGAAAATGAGCTTGAGTTGACGAGAGAGACcttaagaagaaaagaaatggaTGTTCTAGCTGCTCAAAGGTCTCTTGCAATCAAAGATGAGGAGCTTAAAGTGGTTCTTGGGAGTTTAGACGCAAAAGAGAAAGAGCTCAAGACCATGAAAGAGGAAATTGAACAAGATGCTAATGATCTAAGAAAGCTGTACGCTTTAGCACAAGAGAGAATAGGTCAGGAAAGTTTAGGGGACTTAGCAATCGAGAAGCTTCAGCTTGAGGCGTCTCAACTAGAAGTTGAAGCTGCGACCAGTGCTCTTCATAAACTTGTAGATTTGAGTCAAGAACTTTTGAATAAAACTACACTGGGCATTGAGGTTGATAATGATATTAGCATCTTCCCAGTAGATGGCTCTGATCCTTGGAAGAGCATGGGGGAGAACAACGAATGTTTCACAAAGGTTACAACAGAAGTTTTCCGGCTTTCTGCTTTGACAGAGGAGCTTGTGAAGGAGGCTGGTGTTTCATACTATAAAAG ATAG